ACTCCGGCCGGGCCAGGGCCACGGTGAAGGCCGTGAGGGCCAGCACCAGCAGTGCGCCGGGCAGCCAGCGGGTCCAGCGGCGGCGTGGGGCGGCGAAGGCCACCAGGTCGAGGTCGGCGAACGGCACGGCCGCGCGACGGCTGCCGCGGCGCTCGCGCAGCACCCACCAGGCCACACCCGCGAACAGCGGGATGAGCAGCAGCAGGGCCGAGGGGCTCGCGAAACTCACGATGCTCACGCGGCCCTCCGGGCGGGCCGGGCGGTGCCCAGCGCACGCGCTATGTCGAGCAGCCAGTCGCGGCCGGGCTCCATCACCACATAGCGCGCGCCCGTGCGGGCGATCATCGCCCGGCGGCGGCGCTCGGCATCCCCCACCGCCGCGGCGAAGCGCTGCTGGAAAAGCGGGTCAGAGGTATCAACCAACAGCGTGCGACCGGTCTCCACATCGCGCAGGGGAATCACCCCGACCGGCGGGATATCCCGCTCGCGCCGGTCGCGGATCTCCACCACGATCACGTCGTGCTTGCGGCTGAGCCCGCCGATGGCGCGCTCCAGCCCCTCGGCCCAAGGCATGTCGCTGATGATCACCACCATGCCGCGGTGCTTGGCCACGCGACCCATGAGGCTCACGGCCCGGGCCAGGTCGGTGCGGCCCTCCCCATGGGGCACCACCGATTCCACGGCGGCCACGGCCTCGATGAGCCCGCGGCGATCACCGCGCGGGGGGTGCATCAGGTCGAGGTCGCCACGGGTGGTCACGGCCAGGCCCAGCCGGTCGCCGCGCCGGCGCAGCACCACACCCAGCGCCGCCACCACCTCGCGGGCCTGCTCGATCTTGGTGCCGCCGTGCGTGCCGAAGGCCATGGACGGCGACATGTCCACGAGCGCCCAGGTGGTGAGCACGGGCTCGAGCTCGGGCACGCGCACCATGGGCTGGCCCGACCGCGCGGTGAGCGGCCAGTCGATCCACCGCACGTCGTCGCCCGGCTCGTACGCACGCGTGATCGCGGCCTCGCCGCCGGGGCCCGGGCGCCGTCCGCGCCGCTCGCCCTGCAGAAGGCCGTCGAGCCTGCGCCCCACCCGCACCTCCACGCGCCGCAGCAGCGACGCGGCGCTGCGGCCGATGGACGCCGACTGCGCCTGGGCGTCAGCCGGCGGCGCGGCCGCCACCGATCTCCACCTTGGGCTGGGGGATCGCCGCGACGATGCGGTCGAGCACCTGGTCGGGCTCCACCTCGGCCGCCAGGGCCTCGTAGCTCAGCACCACGCGGTGGCGCAGGCAGTCGTGGAACAGCGACGCGACATCCTCGGGCAGCACGTACGAGCGGCCGCGCATCACGGCCAGCGCGCGAGCGCCGCGGATGAGCGACAGCGATGCGCGCGGCGACCCGCCGAGCTCCAGGTAAGGCGCCAGGTCGGGCAGGCCGGCATCGGCGGGGTTCCTGGTGGCGCTCACCAGCTGCACGGCGTACGAGCGAACGCGGTGGTCGACGAAGACCTCATCGGCCTTCGTCTGCAGCTCGATGATCTGGTCGGGGTCGAGCAGGCGGCGCGGCTCGGGCGGGTCGGACGCCATGCGGCGCACGATCTCCTCCTCATCGGCCGCCGTGGGGTAGCCCACCACCAGCTTGAAGATGAAGCGGTCGAGCTGGGCCTCGGGCAGGGCGTACACGCCTTCGCTCTCGATGGGGTTCTGCGTGGCCAGCACGAAGAACGGCGTGTCCACCGGGTGGGTGTCACCGGCGATCGACGCGTGGCCCTCGGCCATCACCTCGAGCAGCGCCGACTGCACCTTGGCGGGGGCGCGGTTGATCTCGTCGGCCAGCACGAAGTTGGCGAACACCGGACCGAGGCGCGTGGTGAACTCGCCCTCGCGGTCGAGCACCTGCCCGCCCACGACGTCGCTCGGCACCAGGTCCGGCGTGAACTGGATGCGGCTGAACTTCCCGCCCGACACCTTCGCGGTGGTCTCGAGCGTGAGGGTCTTGGCAAGCCCCGGCACGCCCTCCAGCAGCACGTGACCGCGCGCCAGCAAGGCCACGAGGATGCGGTCGAGCAGCTCGTCCTGCCCCACCACCACGCGGCGGAGCTCGTACAGCACGGCCTCCAGCCGGTCGCGCGGCGTGGCCGCGGGCGACGGCACGGCGAACGCGCCCTCCGCGGTGCCCCCTGCAGCGCCCTCGCCGGGCTGCGGGAACCCAATGGGCTCGGTCATGCCTGCTCCTTCGTCGCTCACTTGACGTTCTCCAGTTCGATTCGCACCTGGTTCGCGGGCACCGCGAATCCGATGCCGACGTTGCCCGGCACGGGCGAGTTGATGGACGTGGGCACCCCCACGAGGCGGCCGCGAAGGTCGAACAGGCCGCCGCCGGAGTTGCCGGGATTGATGGGGGCGTCGGTCTGGATCATCCGCATGCCCGAGTCGCCGGCACGGTTGACGGCGCTCACGACCCCCACGGTGACCGTGCCCTGCAGGCCGAACGGACTGCCGATGGCGAACACCTGGTCACCCGAGCGCAGCGCGCCATCGGGCTCGGATGCGAGGTCGACGCCCTCCCCCACCGATCCCTTGGGCTTGAGCACCGCGAGGTCCCTCGACGGGTTCTTCGCCGCGATGGTGGCGGGCACCCGGCGCTTGTCGGCGGTGATCACCAGCACCTCATCGCCCGACGCGCCCTCGATCACGTGGTTGTTGGTGATGATGAGCCCGCGGGGCTTGATGACCACCCCGCTGCCCAGGCCACCCGGCGTCTGCACCTGCACCACGGCGCTGTCGACCGCCGCGATGGCGTCCTGCAGCGGAAGGCGCGACTGCGATTCCGCGGACGCGGACCCGGTGGTCGGCTCGGATCCCGTGCCCGATGATGGGTCGTCGAGCAGGTAGGTCGTGGCCCCGCCGGCGACAGCGCCGGCGATGAGCGCCGCGGCCACCAGCGCGGCCATGCCGGATCGGCGCCGCCCGGTGCCATCGCCCGCCCTGCGTTCGGGCTTCGGCTCGCGCGCGGCGCGCCCGATGGCACGAGTGCCCGTGGGCGGCACGGGCGGCGGCGGGGATGCCGCGCCGGCGTTGACGTGGGGCGCCTCGCCAGCCGGGTCAACCGGGCCGAGCGGCGGCAGGGCGCCCTGCGACGGCGCGCGGCGCGGCGCCAGGGGTGGAAGGCCCTCGGCCTGCCCCGGACGGGGATCCAGCGGAGGAAGCGGCTCGTTCATGCCCTCATCTTGCACGGGCGGCACCCTATGCGGCGCATGTGAAGGGCGGGGTAACGCAGGTTAGGAGGAGATGAAGAACGCCGGATCAGGTTCCGGCAGCACCCCCGCGATGATCACGCGTGCGCTCCACCTCGTCAATGCGATCGGCGAGCTCGTCGGCCAGCATGGCCCGGGTGCTGGCGCGCTCGGCGAGTATGCGCAGCCGGGCAAGCTCAATGCGACCGTCGGCGTCGAGGCCATCCGCTCGGTCCAGCGCCTCGAGGCGAGCGATGTCGACGGCGATCTCCCGCACGCGATCCCAGCGGCGATCGGCCACCGTGCCCGCGCCGTCGGGATCATCCGCGCTCATTCCGCGGCGGGCGCTGCCGCGTCGGACGAGCTGCCGTTCCCGCCAGATGACGCCCCTGCGCCCGCCGGCTTGCGGCGGCGCCTGCGGCGGCGCCTCCGGAGCTGGGCGCGATCGGCGGGCGGGTCGCCGCCGTTGGCATCGCCTGCGGCAGGCGCAGCAGCCGCGGGGGTAGTCGAGGATGCGGATCCGGCACCATCGTCGCCGGTGCCCTCGCCCGATGCGGCGCTGGGTGCGGCCCCGGCGACCTCCGACGTGGACATCTTCCGACGGCGCCTGCGGCGCCTGCGCGTTGTGCCGCCGTCGTCCGACCCCTGCACGCCGATGCCCACCTCGACGGCTTCAGGCAGGCGCGGGGCCTTGGGGCGCAGCTGGTTCCACACCCGTGCGCTGTGCAGGGCACGCGAGTTGCGGCTACCCACGGCGGCGCGAAGCGCGCGCCGGGCCTCCGGCTCGGTCCAGTCGATGGAATCCAGCGCGCCACGAAGCGCGGCCCAGCCGCCGCAGGTGCCGGCCGCGCGGCTGGCCACGCGGATGTCCTCGCTGCGAAACGGCACGTCGCCGGGCCCGAGGGCCAGCACCACGCGGCCCGCCTGGCCGACCTTCAGGGGCGAGCCCTCGGCCGGGGGCGCCACCGGAACGGGCGCGGGCGCGCCGACGGCGCGCAGCCAGAGGCCGATGAGGCCGATCTCGCCGCCGTTCTCGATGAGGTGCTGCGACTCCCACTTGGCGATGCGGTGGATCTCCTGGTTGCGGCCGGGGCGGCTGGCGTCGCCCAGGCCACGCGACACCTCCCACGCCCAGGCGGGGGCCCACGACGACGCCGAGTCAAGCGCCGACCAGCGGCGGCGGCGCTCGGCCGACCGCCCCTGCTGCTCGAGCGAGGCGACGTTCTCCCACTTGCCCGCCTGGTCGGCGTGAAACCAAAGTGCACGGATGCGCTCGCGGGCGGTCATGCGCAGGCGGTCGAGCACCGCGCGCGGGGCGTCGGCGGGCAGCGCCTGGCGGAGGTCCGGCTGCACCAGCAGCGCAAGGGCCCACGCGCGCCACAGAGCCTGCTCATCGCCGTTCTCGGCCTGGCGTGCAATCACGCCCGACAGCGCCCACCATGCGTGGGCGCCCAGCGGGTCGATGCCCGCGGCGAGCTTCTCGGCGACCTCCTGCCAGTTGGTGTCGCGGGCGGCGGCCTGCACCCATTCCTCCATGACCCCGACCGGGATCTGCGCGGGGTCGGCCTCGCGCCAGCCGCCATCCTGAAAGCCGGCCACGAGGGTGGAGGGCGAGGCGCCGGGGTTCACCAGGCTCGCGCGGCCGCCGTCCTGCTCGGCCAGCAACTCGGCCGCGCGGGCGAGCTTGCCGCGCTCGCCGCCCTCGGGTGGACCTGCCACGCGGCCAAGCGGCTTGTACCAGCCCATGCCGAAGAGGTCGTGGCTGGTCTGCACGCCCATGGGGTCTCCGGTCGGCAGGAACTCCACCGACACGGCCTCCTTGCCCTCGGCCGGACGCATCACGCGCCCCAGGCGCTGCACGAACACGCGCTCGCTCGTGGTGGGGGCCAGGTGCATCACCACCGACGCGCGGGTCTCGTCCCAACCCTCGGTGAGCAGGTCGGCGTTGCAGAGCACGTCGATCTTCCCGGCGCCGAAGTCCTTGAGCACCCGCTGCAGCTCGCGCGCCTGGGTCTGGCCCGATACCGCCGCGGCCTTCGCGCCGCGCTCGGTCATCTCGTCGGCCAGCGCGTGCGCCTGGGCGACGGTGGCCGTGTAGGCCACGCCCGCGAGGCCCAGCGGCATGAAGTGCTCGGCCCACACATCGGCGCAGGCGCGATGCCACAGCGCGCGGTCGAGGGCACGGCCCAGGCT
The sequence above is drawn from the Actinomycetota bacterium genome and encodes:
- a CDS encoding trypsin-like serine protease, with product MNEPLPPLDPRPGQAEGLPPLAPRRAPSQGALPPLGPVDPAGEAPHVNAGAASPPPPVPPTGTRAIGRAAREPKPERRAGDGTGRRRSGMAALVAAALIAGAVAGGATTYLLDDPSSGTGSEPTTGSASAESQSRLPLQDAIAAVDSAVVQVQTPGGLGSGVVIKPRGLIITNNHVIEGASGDEVLVITADKRRVPATIAAKNPSRDLAVLKPKGSVGEGVDLASEPDGALRSGDQVFAIGSPFGLQGTVTVGVVSAVNRAGDSGMRMIQTDAPINPGNSGGGLFDLRGRLVGVPTSINSPVPGNVGIGFAVPANQVRIELENVK
- a CDS encoding DEAD/DEAH box helicase, producing the protein MRREVPDGMSTSLEPTEALSPAERLEAALSDPATWWSGVVLREHQIEALDELGVRLRAGASRTWVDAPTGSGKTITFCALAAALDGSAVVFVPRRNLAEQTAQALATFFPDVPFTIDGVRSIGRPGVAICTYQAGLRNQDDADWDAVTLVICDEAHTTLGAQTRRMVDRARNAVIVGFTATPATTTGHVEQVFGPVAATLDRQSAIDRGILCPLRSLRVERAVDLSDVTRVRGDFDQASLGRALDRALWHRACADVWAEHFMPLGLAGVAYTATVAQAHALADEMTERGAKAAAVSGQTQARELQRVLKDFGAGKIDVLCNADLLTEGWDETRASVVMHLAPTTSERVFVQRLGRVMRPAEGKEAVSVEFLPTGDPMGVQTSHDLFGMGWYKPLGRVAGPPEGGERGKLARAAELLAEQDGGRASLVNPGASPSTLVAGFQDGGWREADPAQIPVGVMEEWVQAAARDTNWQEVAEKLAAGIDPLGAHAWWALSGVIARQAENGDEQALWRAWALALLVQPDLRQALPADAPRAVLDRLRMTARERIRALWFHADQAGKWENVASLEQQGRSAERRRRWSALDSASSWAPAWAWEVSRGLGDASRPGRNQEIHRIAKWESQHLIENGGEIGLIGLWLRAVGAPAPVPVAPPAEGSPLKVGQAGRVVLALGPGDVPFRSEDIRVASRAAGTCGGWAALRGALDSIDWTEPEARRALRAAVGSRNSRALHSARVWNQLRPKAPRLPEAVEVGIGVQGSDDGGTTRRRRRRRRKMSTSEVAGAAPSAASGEGTGDDGAGSASSTTPAAAAPAAGDANGGDPPADRAQLRRRRRRRRRKPAGAGASSGGNGSSSDAAAPAAE
- a CDS encoding DUF58 domain-containing protein; this encodes MAAAPPADAQAQSASIGRSAASLLRRVEVRVGRRLDGLLQGERRGRRPGPGGEAAITRAYEPGDDVRWIDWPLTARSGQPMVRVPELEPVLTTWALVDMSPSMAFGTHGGTKIEQAREVVAALGVVLRRRGDRLGLAVTTRGDLDLMHPPRGDRRGLIEAVAAVESVVPHGEGRTDLARAVSLMGRVAKHRGMVVIISDMPWAEGLERAIGGLSRKHDVIVVEIRDRRERDIPPVGVIPLRDVETGRTLLVDTSDPLFQQRFAAAVGDAERRRRAMIARTGARYVVMEPGRDWLLDIARALGTARPARRAA
- a CDS encoding MoxR family ATPase, whose protein sequence is MTEPIGFPQPGEGAAGGTAEGAFAVPSPAATPRDRLEAVLYELRRVVVGQDELLDRILVALLARGHVLLEGVPGLAKTLTLETTAKVSGGKFSRIQFTPDLVPSDVVGGQVLDREGEFTTRLGPVFANFVLADEINRAPAKVQSALLEVMAEGHASIAGDTHPVDTPFFVLATQNPIESEGVYALPEAQLDRFIFKLVVGYPTAADEEEIVRRMASDPPEPRRLLDPDQIIELQTKADEVFVDHRVRSYAVQLVSATRNPADAGLPDLAPYLELGGSPRASLSLIRGARALAVMRGRSYVLPEDVASLFHDCLRHRVVLSYEALAAEVEPDQVLDRIVAAIPQPKVEIGGGRAAG